The genomic interval CTTGCCGCCGCGAGCTCGATCGCGAGCGGGAGGCCCTCGAGGCGCCGGCAGATGTCGGCGACATCCGCGGCGTTGGCGGGGGTGACGTCGAAGCCCTGTTTGACTGCCCGCGCCCGGCTTACGAAGAGCGCGACTGCGGATGATCGCGTGGCGCGATTGAGGCTCGCGGGAAGGTCGCCGGGAGGCGTCGTGAGCGGCTCGACCTCATAGACGCGCTCACCTCGGATCCGCAGCACGATCCGGCTCGTCACGAGGAAGCGAGCGTTCGGCGCGACCGAGAACACTCGCACCAGCGCGGGCGCCGCGTCGACGATCTGCTCGAAGTTGTCGAGCACGATGAGCACGCGCCGGTCTCCGAGTGCGCCGGACAGGCGCTCCAGGAGGGCTGACTCGCCGCTCTCGCGGATGCCCAGCGCGGCGGCGATCGTCGGCAGCAGCAGGTCGGGGTCGAGCACGGCCTCGAGGGCCACGAAGTAGGCGCCGTCGGGAAAGAGGTCCGCCGACGCGCGGCCCGCTTCGATCGCCAGCCTGCTCTTTCCGATCCCGCCCGGGCCGACCAGCGTGACCACACGATCGACGCCCCGCTCGAGCAGACTCCGCACGGCGGCGATGTCCCGCTCGCGACCGATCGTCGTGGTGCCGGGCTCCGGCAGGCGGGATGCGGGTGTCGCCGTCGGCTCGTCGGGCTCGGCATCGAGGCGGACACGCGACTGGTCGAAGCGTTCCGCGAACATCGTGGCCAGGTCGTCGCCGAGGCGGTCGTGCAGCTCCTCCGCGGTCTGGAAGGTGAAGTAGGCCGCCATATCGTCGTCGCGAATCCGGTCCAGCAGCACTTTGAGTCGTTCGTCGCGGTGGTCGCTCGCCTTGATGTAGATGAGCTTCGGCATCGATGGAGGCGCGAGGTTGTATTCGTCTTCGAGCCCCGAGACGTCCTCGTCGGGAGCGACCCAGCCGTAGCTCTCCCAGTAGATGCCGACGAACACGTCGCTCTGGTCGAGATACGAGCGGTACAGCTCGCGCGGTGGATGCGGGCGGGCGCCGAGCTCGAACATGACGGGGGCCAGCCGCATCCGCTCGATGGCGGCGCGCGCCGCACGTCGCTCGTCCGCGAGCTCGCGCAGTGTCGAGCTCACGAACACCCGGATCCGCTGATCGGGCGTGCGGATCACGGGGTGCTGAACCCCGCTCATGGGGACATCATGGCAATGAAAGCCCTCCCGCGCGACGCACCTGTCCGCGGCGGGTGTCGCCGGGGCGGATCACCACGGCGCCAGCGCCTGCTGGGCAGACACGTCGGCATCGGGCAGTGCCACGGCGTATGCCTCGGCGATGCTCATCTCGGCGCCTGCGCGCTCACCGGCGGCGACAGCCTCGGGGCTCGATTCGCGGAGCGCCGCGAGCGGCTGAGCGTTCGCCGCGAACCCATCGACGTCGAACACGCCGACCCGTTGCCGGACCGAGGTTGCGACGCCCGCGAGCGCGCCCGCGCGCCACGCGTCCCCCTGCATCGCGGCGATCGCGCTCAGTCCTTCGAGTGCGTACTGCGCGCCCTCGTCGTAGTGCAGCACGGCCGACAGCTGCATCGTGGTGCGGTATTCGGATGCGGCCGCACCGACGTCTCCGCCGAGCAGGTGCAGGCGGGCGAGGTTGTTCCCGGCCACGACGCGGGTGAACGTGTCGTCCTCCGCGACGCCGATGGCCGAGGCCCGCTCGAAGTGCGCGAGCGACTCAGGGAACGCCCCCCGTGCCATCGCCAGAAGTCCGAGGGCGACGTCGGCCAGCGCCTCCGCCCACCAGTCGCCGAGACGGTTCAGCGCTCCGCGGGCCGCCTGCAGGTCGGCCTCTGCCGCCGCCATGTCGAGATCGGGGAACCGCATCCGCGTGCTGCCCCGCGCGGCGAGGGCCATGGCCGCCGCATCCTCGTCGCCGCTCTCGGTGAACAGACGCGAGGCTTCGCCGAGACCATCGATGACCTGGTCCGACGGGCGCCGCCACATCTCGCCCCACATCGTGAAGAAGACCGCGATGGCGCGGGTGCGGGTCGAGATCGGATGCTGCTTCTCGAGCAGTTCGAGCATCCACAGTCGCACCTCGCTGAAGAACCCCGAGATCCACCAGTACACGATGAGGTTCCAGGCGTAGTCGCCGGCGTCGTCGAGCCGGTCGGTGTGGACCAGGTGGCGCACCGCCGCGCGGAGGTTCGAAAGCTCGAGCCCGAGCAGCCGGACGGCCTCGGGCTGCAGCGGGCCGCGCAGGTTCGGCGCTGTCCGGCTCACCAGGTCGGCGTAGAAGTCCGCGTGCGCCCGGCGCATGGCATCGGCCTCGCCGCGCGCTTCCAGGCGCCCGACGGCGTACTCGCGGACGATCGCGAGTAGCGAGAACGTCGACCTGCCGCCCAGATCGGTCTGCTTGACGAGCGACGCGTCGACGAGGTCGGCGAGGGCGTCGAGTACCTGCCCCTCCCACGTGCGGCCGGCGCTGACCGCTTCGACGGCGTCGAGCGAGAACCGCGTCGCGAACACGCCGAGGTCCTCGAGCATGTCGCGCCGCACATCGGGGAGCAGCCCTACGCTCCAGTCGATCGCGGCGCGCATCGTGCGGTGGCGCTCCGGCAGGTCACGCGACGCAGCGGTCAGCAGGGGCAGACTCTGCTGCAGGCGCTGGTCGATCGCCGCGGGATTGAGCGCCCGCGATTTCGCAGCGGCGAGCTCGATCGCGAGCGGGAGCCCTTCAAGCCGGCGGCAGATGCTCACGATGTCTGCGGCGTTGCGCTCGGTGAGCTCGAAG from Microbacterium pumilum carries:
- a CDS encoding DUF4062 domain-containing protein; the encoded protein is MTGVHPMIRTPDQRIRVFVSSTLHELADERRAARAAIERMRLAPVMFELGARPHPPRELYRSYLEQSDVFVGIYWESYGWVAPDEDVSGLEDEYNLAPSSMPKLIYIKASEHRDERLKTLIARIQADDHAAYLPFSTSDELQDRIADDLATLLAERFDASQQDAADDADAVPAAALPGRVPVPYTLTIGREEDVRRVRDLLAAGADRLVSLVGPGGIGKSRLAIEVARASADLFRDGVHFVLLEGVLEPGLLLPTIAYSLGVRDAGDVDLEDRIARALDGKRVLIVLDNFEQIVDAAPVLVRLYTAAPLATFLVTSRVVLRIRGEQVYELEGLSTPAETEPATVHRALRSSAVALFVDRAQAVRPDFELTERNAADIVSICRRLEGLPLAIELAAAKSRALNPAAIDQRLQQSLPLLTAASRDLPERHRTMRAAIDWSVGLLPDVRRDMLEDLGVFATRFSLDAVEAVSAGRTWEGQVLDALADLVDASLVKQTDLGGRSTFSLLAIVREYAVGRLEARGEADAMRRAHADFYADLVSRTAPNLRGPLQPEAVRLLGLELSNLRAAVRHLVHTDRLDDAGDYAWNLIVYWWISGFFSEVRLWMLELLEKQHPISTRTRAIAVFFTMWGEMWRRPSDQVIDGLGEASRLFTESGDEDAAAMALAARGSTRMRFPDLDMAAAEADLQAARGALNRLGDWWAEALADVALGLLAMARGAFPESLAHFERASAIGVAEDDTFTRVVAGNNLARLHLLGGDVGAAASEYRTTMQLSAVLHYDEGAQYALEGLSAIAAMQGDAWRAGALAGVATSVRQRVGVFDVDGFAANAQPLAALRESSPEAVAAGERAGAEMSIAEAYAVALPDADVSAQQALAPW